From Desulfuromonas soudanensis, the proteins below share one genomic window:
- a CDS encoding GPMC system transcriptional regulator encodes MDIAIDQRLAQITDKIRNYGKENLEDILHVLVEAISLITTRNRCRVYLEDLTVGSLVCAAATGLQARAIRERSFPINNTGFLVSRVYVTQEEAQIEDATTVSYPQVRELAERFAIRASYHLPLIHQGRSVGVLCVDSSRKGQIPTDSQRQRLKGFLAEVLPLIDHARKYHQQIVMARRVDEAKKKEAAFTMVKSAVRLIDKLSLASVLVPSPLAPGAGEEGLQILASYSEEKEAKLLYEDERLISLGAGESLLSRYINSSGVIIDDTLLSPLYIPDLPSEPLQKRYLTEQLGLKSLYVVPRYEPLTRRVICLVNYYTTENHIFNDFEKGLLEAHAEMAQRVIQEIGDEHMEIQVLSEINDLLQERFEGVQPFLTRILSKATELIGADTGSIALVREHGGERWLVVEEPDGRLVGAKSKEWMKKNIPPIRIGGKNLPPEERSLTGYVAHTGRPQRVDDTAEEKRNGGFYREITEVIKSEIAIPVVRDDEVLAVICLDSQRPHHFTDEHKRILLIIERMIARYMSDLQRIEKLTTEVNRLRSDVGYKDPKISSYKLGNIIGNSPKANDLVEFIQRITPPIFNRIATWNTTDVQEATLGLPSILITGETGSGKEFLFNNIFSRLNEIYQVKFKGRGELPVKKTNIAAYSGELTYSELFGHKRGAYTGAHADRKGILEEAHGGVVFLDEIGDADPKTQVQLLRFLDNGGFVRLGDNQTRYARVLFIAATNKNLGKLIEQGLFREDLYHRLSELTVEVPSLNQRREDIPDLATHFMGKLFRVYKKPEEGEEDTPPITRNAQNLLARHHYTGNIRELRSILLRALFFRTAPVISEEDIRRALENLGARVEEGAAEKLTGQLAQEIFAAIGRGEVDFWDGVYAPYSENRISRDVVAAIIDLAKNKGGTSMPKVALALRACDPASDHDDDRRSFYKFKNFLYKTIRIG; translated from the coding sequence ATGGATATCGCCATCGACCAGCGCCTGGCGCAGATCACCGACAAGATTCGCAACTACGGCAAGGAAAATCTCGAGGACATCCTGCACGTCCTGGTCGAGGCGATCAGCCTGATCACCACCCGCAACCGCTGCCGGGTCTACCTCGAAGACCTCACCGTCGGCAGCCTGGTCTGCGCCGCCGCCACCGGGCTCCAGGCCCGGGCCATCCGCGAGCGCTCCTTTCCCATCAACAACACGGGTTTTCTCGTTTCCCGGGTCTACGTGACCCAGGAGGAGGCCCAGATCGAGGACGCCACCACGGTCTCCTATCCCCAGGTCCGGGAGCTGGCCGAACGCTTTGCCATCCGCGCCAGCTACCATCTCCCCCTCATTCACCAGGGACGCTCGGTGGGGGTGCTGTGCGTCGACAGCAGCCGCAAAGGGCAGATCCCCACCGACAGCCAGCGCCAGAGGCTCAAGGGGTTTCTCGCCGAGGTTCTGCCGCTCATCGATCACGCCCGCAAGTACCACCAGCAGATCGTCATGGCCCGCCGGGTCGACGAGGCGAAGAAGAAGGAGGCGGCCTTCACCATGGTCAAGTCGGCCGTGCGCCTGATCGACAAGCTCTCCCTGGCCTCGGTCCTCGTCCCCTCACCCCTGGCTCCCGGAGCCGGCGAGGAGGGGCTGCAGATCCTCGCCTCCTACTCGGAGGAGAAAGAGGCCAAGCTCCTTTACGAGGACGAGCGGCTGATCAGCCTCGGAGCGGGGGAGTCGCTGCTGTCGCGGTACATCAACAGCTCGGGAGTGATCATCGACGACACCCTCCTCTCCCCGCTTTATATCCCCGACCTCCCCTCCGAGCCGCTGCAGAAGCGCTATCTCACCGAGCAGCTGGGGCTCAAGTCCCTCTATGTGGTGCCCCGCTACGAACCCCTCACCCGGAGGGTGATCTGCCTGGTCAACTACTACACCACGGAAAATCACATCTTCAACGACTTCGAAAAGGGGCTTCTCGAAGCGCACGCCGAAATGGCCCAGCGGGTCATTCAGGAGATCGGCGACGAGCACATGGAGATCCAGGTCCTCTCGGAAATCAACGACCTGCTGCAGGAGCGCTTCGAAGGGGTCCAGCCCTTTTTGACCCGGATCCTCTCCAAGGCCACCGAGCTCATCGGCGCCGACACCGGGAGTATCGCCCTGGTCCGCGAGCACGGCGGGGAGCGCTGGCTGGTGGTCGAGGAGCCCGACGGGCGCCTGGTGGGGGCCAAGAGCAAGGAGTGGATGAAGAAGAATATTCCGCCGATCCGGATCGGCGGCAAAAATCTCCCCCCCGAGGAGCGCAGCCTGACCGGCTATGTCGCCCATACCGGGCGTCCCCAGCGGGTGGACGACACCGCCGAGGAGAAGCGCAACGGCGGTTTCTACCGGGAGATCACCGAGGTGATCAAGAGCGAGATCGCCATCCCGGTGGTGCGCGACGACGAGGTCCTGGCGGTGATCTGCCTCGACAGTCAGAGGCCCCACCATTTCACCGACGAGCACAAGCGGATCCTGCTCATCATCGAACGGATGATCGCCCGCTACATGTCCGACCTGCAGCGCATCGAAAAGCTCACCACCGAAGTCAACCGCCTGCGCTCCGATGTCGGCTACAAGGACCCGAAAATCTCCTCCTACAAGCTCGGCAATATCATCGGCAATTCGCCCAAGGCCAACGACCTGGTGGAATTCATCCAGCGAATCACTCCGCCGATCTTCAATCGCATCGCCACCTGGAACACGACCGACGTCCAGGAGGCGACCCTCGGTCTCCCCTCGATCCTCATCACCGGAGAGACCGGCAGCGGCAAGGAGTTTCTCTTCAACAACATCTTCTCCCGGCTCAACGAGATCTACCAGGTCAAGTTCAAGGGGCGCGGCGAGCTGCCGGTGAAAAAGACCAATATCGCCGCCTACAGCGGCGAGCTGACCTACTCGGAACTCTTCGGCCACAAGCGCGGCGCCTATACCGGTGCCCACGCCGACCGCAAGGGGATCCTCGAAGAGGCACACGGCGGGGTGGTTTTTCTCGACGAGATCGGCGACGCCGATCCCAAGACCCAGGTGCAGCTCCTGCGCTTTCTCGACAACGGCGGCTTCGTGCGTCTCGGCGACAACCAGACCCGCTATGCCCGGGTCCTCTTCATCGCCGCCACCAACAAAAATCTCGGCAAGCTCATCGAGCAGGGTCTGTTCCGAGAAGACCTTTACCACCGCCTCTCGGAACTGACCGTCGAGGTCCCCTCTTTAAACCAGCGTCGCGAGGACATTCCCGATCTGGCCACCCACTTCATGGGGAAGCTCTTCCGGGTCTACAAGAAACCGGAAGAGGGGGAGGAAGACACGCCGCCGATTACCCGCAACGCGCAGAATCTTTTGGCCCGCCATCACTACACCGGCAATATCCGCGAGCTGCGCAGTATTCTGCTGCGGGCCCTCTTCTTTCGCACGGCGCCGGTCATCAGCGAGGAGGATATCCGTCGGGCCCTGGAGAATCTCGGGGCCCGGGTCGAGGAAGGTGCGGCGGAAAAGCTCACCGGTCAGCTCGCCCAGGAAATCTTCGCCGCCATCGGCCGGGGGGAGGTGGATTTCTGGGACGGGGTGTATGCCCCCTACAGCGAAAACCGCATCTCCCGGGACGTCGTCGCCGCCATCATCGATCTGGCCAAAAACAAGGGCGGGACAAGCATGCCCAAGGTCGCCCTGGCCCTGCGCGCCTGCGATCCGGCCAGCGACCACGACGACGACCGGCGCAGCTTCTACAAGTTCAAGAACTTTCTCTACAAGACGATCCGCATCGGCTGA
- a CDS encoding cation:proton antiporter — MINKEHLVIFLVLLGAAVIPFLARRVRLPSAALEIVYGTLLFNFVVHHRPDWFTVLREIGFIYLMFIAGMELELGLVRKSGKAGWYLLISVLSFSVTPFLFFIAGQPYFLGVAVAMISAGIVIPVLKESELIKTPLGRDIVGVALTGELLSILTLTLIDAHQKHGFTLEAALELAKLALLFGLALLVLKLLYLAAWWHPERVEKVMESEDPVEEGIRAVVTVAFAGGLLAAAAGAEPILGSFLAGMIFSHVFKSRGRFDEKVNALGFGFLIPFFFIGVGAQLDLRFLASPETVGIAALLTLMVLGSNLYPLLLHRPLRLTLLEATGMSLLLSAPLSMIVVAGTLGEKMGILSPEHSGALILTALFASILYPSLFRPISRRIKSKLAAAAG; from the coding sequence TTGATAAACAAAGAACATCTCGTCATCTTTCTCGTCCTTCTCGGAGCCGCCGTCATCCCCTTTCTGGCCCGGCGCGTCCGTCTCCCCTCGGCGGCCCTCGAGATCGTCTACGGCACCCTGCTCTTCAATTTCGTCGTCCACCACCGCCCCGACTGGTTCACGGTGCTGCGGGAAATCGGCTTTATTTACCTGATGTTCATCGCCGGAATGGAGCTCGAACTCGGTCTGGTGCGCAAGAGCGGCAAGGCCGGGTGGTACCTCCTGATCTCGGTCCTCTCCTTCAGTGTCACCCCCTTCCTCTTTTTCATTGCCGGGCAGCCTTATTTTCTCGGCGTGGCCGTGGCGATGATCTCGGCGGGGATCGTGATTCCGGTCCTCAAGGAGTCGGAGCTGATCAAGACCCCCCTGGGGCGGGATATCGTCGGCGTCGCCCTCACCGGCGAGCTCCTCTCCATTTTGACCCTGACCCTGATCGATGCCCATCAGAAGCACGGCTTCACCCTCGAAGCCGCCCTCGAGCTGGCCAAGCTGGCACTCCTCTTCGGACTGGCGCTCCTGGTGCTCAAACTCCTCTATCTGGCGGCCTGGTGGCACCCGGAACGGGTGGAGAAGGTCATGGAGAGCGAGGATCCCGTCGAGGAGGGGATCCGGGCGGTGGTCACCGTGGCCTTCGCCGGAGGCCTCCTGGCAGCGGCGGCGGGCGCCGAACCGATTCTCGGATCGTTTTTGGCCGGGATGATCTTCAGCCACGTCTTCAAGAGCCGCGGCCGTTTTGACGAAAAGGTCAACGCCCTCGGCTTCGGCTTCCTGATCCCTTTTTTCTTCATCGGCGTCGGCGCCCAGCTGGACCTCCGTTTTCTCGCCTCGCCGGAGACCGTCGGCATCGCGGCCCTCCTGACCCTGATGGTCCTGGGGAGCAACCTCTACCCCCTCCTTCTCCACCGCCCGCTGCGCCTGACCCTCCTCGAGGCGACCGGCATGTCCCTCCTCCTCTCGGCCCCCCTGTCGATGATTGTCGTCGCCGGAACCCTCGGGGAGAAGATGGGGATCCTCTCGCCGGAGCACAGCGGCGCCCTGATCCTCACCGCCCTCTTCGCCAGCATCCTCTACCCCTCCCTCTTCCGTCCCATTTCCCGGCGAATCAAGTCCAAACTGGCCGCCGCCGCGGGGTAG
- a CDS encoding potassium channel family protein: MANGTCIIIGLGNIGLQLIKMLSRDFALVCIDGNQKTLDTALELRGDSLTVIQGDATSRLVLERAGVAEADTVLITTTTEAVNIEVARILHEHFQVPRVVSIGITQKGIEQLESLGVEVESIFTVSATGLRNRMEHKTKAVHGIGLGKGEILEVEVHPHSRLANKPLAALHPKSWHVGIVYREGNILIPGGDTILRPKDKVVILGDPKVLRTVTDLLTFRFTLFPLEYGDTLVALFTNGEEEFFLEEIAYLLSVFPLKNAMFLLPPDSDALAERLRNLEETRTLQGLHIEEIPAGPVIETLRVIQQSLGRRVAIIVLPKEATVRTSWGGLKNPRGKRFLRNLSDAFGCPVLLAGGSFPYARVAVPCIDRDSLQHALETTLEMSSAISYQIETLFVGLSRYIGSEDEASALDEMKKTVSDLSLVYKTSIRNSELQGNPIKELTEALVEHNLMVNDIGSWRTGTWLASLLQPDVAWETVRRTPLSTLLIPPMEIIA, encoded by the coding sequence ATGGCAAACGGCACCTGCATCATCATCGGCCTCGGCAACATCGGCCTGCAACTCATCAAGATGCTCTCCCGGGACTTCGCCCTGGTCTGCATCGACGGCAATCAGAAGACCCTCGACACCGCCCTCGAGCTGCGCGGCGACTCCCTGACCGTCATCCAGGGGGACGCCACCAGCCGCCTGGTGCTGGAGCGGGCCGGGGTCGCCGAGGCGGACACGGTGCTGATCACCACCACCACCGAGGCGGTCAACATCGAGGTGGCGCGCATCCTCCACGAACACTTCCAGGTTCCGCGGGTCGTCTCCATCGGCATCACCCAGAAGGGGATCGAACAGCTCGAGTCCCTGGGCGTGGAGGTGGAGAGCATCTTCACCGTCAGCGCCACGGGGCTGCGCAACCGCATGGAGCACAAGACCAAGGCGGTGCACGGGATCGGCCTCGGCAAGGGGGAAATCCTCGAGGTCGAGGTTCATCCCCACTCGCGCCTGGCCAACAAGCCGCTGGCCGCCCTCCACCCCAAGAGCTGGCACGTCGGCATCGTCTACCGGGAAGGGAACATCCTGATCCCCGGCGGCGACACGATCCTGCGCCCCAAGGACAAGGTGGTCATCCTCGGCGATCCCAAGGTCTTGCGCACCGTCACCGACCTCCTCACCTTCCGCTTCACCCTCTTTCCCCTCGAATACGGCGACACCCTGGTGGCCCTCTTCACCAACGGCGAGGAGGAGTTCTTTCTCGAGGAGATCGCCTACCTTCTGAGCGTTTTCCCCCTCAAAAACGCCATGTTCCTCCTCCCTCCCGACTCGGACGCCCTGGCCGAACGTCTGCGGAACCTGGAAGAAACGCGCACCCTGCAGGGACTCCACATCGAGGAAATTCCCGCCGGTCCGGTCATCGAAACCCTTCGCGTCATTCAGCAAAGCCTCGGCCGGCGCGTGGCGATCATAGTTCTCCCCAAGGAGGCGACCGTGCGCACCTCCTGGGGAGGGCTGAAAAACCCCCGGGGGAAGAGATTTCTGCGCAACCTCTCCGATGCCTTCGGCTGCCCGGTGCTCCTGGCCGGCGGCTCCTTCCCCTATGCCCGGGTGGCCGTCCCCTGTATCGACAGGGACTCCCTGCAGCACGCCCTGGAGACGACTCTCGAAATGTCCTCGGCCATAAGCTACCAGATTGAAACCCTCTTCGTCGGACTCTCCCGCTACATCGGCTCCGAGGACGAAGCCTCGGCCCTCGACGAAATGAAAAAAACCGTCTCGGATCTCAGCCTCGTCTACAAGACGAGCATTCGCAACAGCGAGCTGCAGGGAAACCCCATCAAGGAATTGACCGAAGCCCTGGTGGAGCATAACCTGATGGTCAACGACATCGGCAGCTGGCGCACCGGCACCTGGCTTGCCTCCCTGCTGCAGCCCGATGTCGCCTGGGAGACCGTGCGCCGCACGCCGCTGTCGACCCTGCTCATCCCGCCGATGGAGATCATCGCCTGA